One Gossypium hirsutum isolate 1008001.06 chromosome A08, Gossypium_hirsutum_v2.1, whole genome shotgun sequence genomic window, CTGCTTTCATATTTGACCTGAACATCCCAAGTCTGACTAATAAGAGACCAAATCGATGGACCATGGGATCAACATTCACACCAGCAATAGGGTTCTTAAGGACTTCAATCACAAGTTTGTTATCACTCTTGACAATTATTTTCAGAACGCCTTTATTCCAAGCCAAGCATAACCCATCATAAATAGCCCAAGTTTATGCTTGTTTGACTGAACAAAACCTCAGGTTCCTAGAGTAACTTGTAATCCATTTTTAAGAACGCCTCTTGCAACAGCATTGCTACTTTGTCTATTTATCGTGCCATCTATGTTTAGCTTTACCCATCATTTGGTGGCGCTTCCCAACCactaatatacaaaaataaagatTGAATATGATAATGAGAAGGACTTTatcaataaaaaaactaaataaacatgttattataataatttcattattgatTTTTTAGTATACTCCAACTTTCACGTTTTATATTGCTCATAGTTCCACAAATTTAATAACTCGCCAAATTTCCTTAGAGGGCACGATGACCTCCTTTGCTGTATTCACTGCCAAACCCATTAATTTCTTAACCTGAATCAAGATCAGGTTAAAATCAATATTGTAtgtaattttatgtaatttaatctttaaaatttgcTCAATTTTGTTAACTTagttgatataaaaataaatttccattaaacaatatattttacagtatatatattaactaaaatatatattatcatatatgataccttaaatattaaacagtatttttaatttttttaccacatatagataatatatatatatatacggtactatactattttaaaatactgtttaaatttaaaaaagaaaaacataccgtcaaatttttaaaaagattaaggTATATATATGGTAACATATATGTGAAGTTAAAAATAGGGTAATctacaaaaatagttatttttgtttgtcccatgttacattttagtcacttatgtttgaaatgttacgtttagtcacttatattattattttgttacgaagtgatcactctaccgtcaagttccgttatctctctaacggtaatcctacgtggcagtcaaACTAGATTTTAGGTGCCAACTTAGATTTCtagatgaaaatagatttttaattaaaaaatttaattaattaaaattttaaacctaaaccttaactaaaagAACTGTTCatctcatcttttttatttttctttcgtctcttcttttttcaatgatttttttttatttgactggaaaaattattattaagttcaaaatagttgaaatcaaattgactGCTTCATAAAGATGGATTCAATTGAAGGTTCAGGCATGTCTTCTTTGCATTCCTgtatctcttttattcaatactgaaaaacaaaagaatagattttttattgtttaataaaaaccctaaattaaaatttttgaaggcaTTCAAGTGGATTACCAAAAAATTTAAGAAACTgttttttaatttcaagaattttaatttagggatttcattaaacaataaaaaatttaatcttttgtttttcagtattgaataaaagagatagaTGAATGCAAAGAAGACATAACTGAATCTTCCATTCAATCCATTTTTATGAAGAGGTCAatttaatttcaactattttgattttaataatagtttttctagtcaaataaaaaaaactattgaaaaaaagaagagacggaagaaaaataaaaaaataggagatgaacaatttttttagttaaagtttaggtttaaaaattttaattaattaattttttaattaaaaatctattttcatctcatttagaaatccaagttggcacctaagatctagttggactgccacataggattaccgttagagagataacggaacttaatggtagagtgatcacttcgtaacaaaataataacataagggactaaaatgtaacatttcaaacataagtgactaaaatgtaacctggggcaaacaaaagtgactatttttgtagattacccttaaaaatatatacaataaaatttttttaattttttaccgtATATATggtaatcaaattaaaaatttgtttaaaatttttatggtatatACAGTAAATAATGCagttaacataatttaatatatgttaaCTTGATTACCATATATTCTTCAAAAATAATTTGCTTACCATGTATATATGGTATAACAGTGTGTACTTTACATGTATGCCTACTTTAGTTACCATAAACAGTACGGTTACCTTAAATATATGAAGTAATTTTATGTTTGACCCAAAATTTTTGAGTACTATTATACGGTAATAAAATGTTTGACCCAAAAAgaatattacaaattaaaattaataaaattttgaccCAATTAATATATGAAATCAGTTGTATATTTGACTTAATTTTGTCAATATTTTGACGgcaaaaaatattaaagaatttaATAGTAACATGTATAATTTGTGCCattatttcataatattaaaGAATTTGATTCTTTTGTGGCATTCATCATTAATAGTATGAAATAGAGATATTATCTTATTTCAATAGTTTTATGTCACATTAATAATTTCATCctaaatttcagaattttaatttagatttaatttttttttaagatgaaaATGTTGATGTGGTATAAAACTATTAGAAAGTGATAATATCTCTAtttcatgcaattcatttctttTGATATGGATAGATGTCATATCGcttattaagaaaaaaatactCCTTATTAAGCAAATTTTCAAATATCCCACCTTATAACcctattttctattatttataaaactattaattaaattgatttcaTAAGTTAAGCGGACACTAATTTAATTGGACAATGTTATATATGACTTTCTAGTATAcgcatttaaattaaaaaattataatttttttttaaatttcaaaattgatgaATGATTAagttggaaaatttaaaattttgtaggtGTGAGCTTGATCACTTCGGttgatatatattttatataattttatgcaAATTTTCCGTTTCACTCACAATATCAAGCTACATAActtaagtgtatatatatttagtgtcacaaatgaatcaatgaaataatttaaagatttaaattttcaaataaaaaaatgttactaTAATAAAAAAAGTGGATAACTTGGAAATCGTCAAAAGTATTAAACGTGATGAATTTGGcagtcaaaataaaataatttttgaagttCCAACCCAAAACCCCGTCACATTTGTGGCAAGGAAACTACCAATACAACACATAAAACAAAATCCCATTTTGACGCAGTTTTAGGCTTGGCGGTAATTCAATTCAACCCGCTAAAAGCAAAAGCCACTCTGTATGTTACTGTGTCAGACACAATCGGCAATAAGGTTTGGAAGCTCCAATGAAACCCCCCAACCCTCATCAAACTCAGTCCTAATCGACTACTCCATTCTCCTTCCACCCAATATCATTGATTCCGCCTCTCACTCTCTTCCCTGCGTCACACCTTCCCACCTCTTCAGATTTTTTGTTTACGAGATTCCTCTCCACCCACCCACCCACCCACCCACAGGTCTGTGTATGCTTGgtaatttaaatacaaaaactGGGTTTTACCCTCAATTCCGGAAACTACTTCTATGACATTCACGAAAGTTTATACTTTTTCTGCTGGGTGAAGCAAGTTAAAATGGGTCAGATATGTTATAGGTTTAACATCAACTCACAGattgtttattaaaatatatattatatatctgCAGCGAGAATCGACCTTCCAAGCATAGTTTCCcgttttttaatttccttttcctACTCGACCTTTGTTCTATCGCGTTTTCAGATAGAGAAATGGTGATTTCTTTTTGagattataaatttgataaaactGGGGTTTTCAGTGTGAAAAGCGGACAGTTGGGGCTTTCAAATTGAGGAATTAGGGTTTCGAGCGGATAATTTCGCTAGGGTTTTGTTACAGGAAATTCAGCCAGGTCCAAATTCTGGTTTATTTCGGGTGGATATTTCTACTTGGCCTTTATGTGATTAAAGGTTGTTTGGTGGAATTCTAGGGTTTTTAAGTGTGGGGGTGGGTTCAATGGGGAGCACTGGTGAGGCTGGCCGAAAACGGCGTCACTTTAGCTCCTTATCTCCCACTGCTGTTGCCGCAAAGAAGCAATCCCTCTTGCCAATTTCTGAGGAGAAGAAGGTATATTATTTGTTGGTCACTCTGGTAAACCTTTTTTATTTGAACTGATGATATTTATGCTTGTACTGTTACttatgttttcttaaatttcaatttgaaaaataatcaaaattgcgTAATCTCTGACttgcaattttttatttatttcttatgaATCAAATTTGGCATCGGTATATTAGCATGGAGTATGCATTTTAATCTCTTTTATGGTATTAAATTGATGCATGGATATATCATATATGGTTTCAATTGAATGCTTGAATTTGAAACATTGATATCAGGAATATGAAAAATTCTCCTCTTTTGACTTGTGAGGATTTTTTATGCTAGGTTCAATGTTTAGTTGCTGCTTTGTTCCCAAGTGACATGGATTTGATGCAGGTTTATTTGCTTTAATTGCCACTTAGTCTTTTGCAAATCTCATTTACCTCACTGTAGTAATTATATTATTTGTACCAATCTTCTCATTTTAGCTGTATGTTTTTGGTTGAGCATTGCTGATTCATCGGTCTCTTGTGTGCTGAGTGAATATGGGTGACTGTTGTTTTTTGTGGGACAGGGTTTTGCTTGGATAGGTTGATTGGTCTGTGGAAGTTTGGAAGTTGGACTTCGTTAACTTTTCCTTAAAATATCTTCCTTTAGAATCAGAAATTGGAACCTCAAATTTTGGCATTAGCTTTATGTTTGCTAAGGCGCATTATTGCTTCTCTGCAAAActtatttgttttataaattttttatctatGCTTCTATATTTTCCTGCTTTCACTATTTtgaactttttgtttttccttttttggttGTTAAATTTCAGATTATAGTGTTTTTGGGACATAATTAATCTGTCTTGAAAAGTAGGTTTCCAAGTTGAAAATATTTTCTTCCTATAACTCATATTTTTGAACCTTCTCTTTATGCCACCTCCTTTTTTGTTGGTATGGTGCAGCTTGATACTGCAATTCTGCAATTTCAGAATCAAAAGCTTCTACAAAAGTTAGAGGCTCAAAAGGTCGAGTATTCTGCTCTTGAGGACAAGTTCATTGAACTGAAGGAGAAACAAAAGTCATATGATTCCACATTGAAAGTGGTGAATAAATGTTGGGAAGCAGTAAGCCCCTATGCTAACTGTTAGACAATTTTATGCATTTTCTGCTTATTAGAAAAGATGGAAGTTGTACTTATATCTTTTAGGTCTTTGTTTTATATGGAAATTGACATTAACCTTTTACAATAGCTAATTACTGACTTGGAATCACATTCCACCAACACAAGAGAGTCTATCAGACAAGTTGTTGGACGTGCGGCCAATACAGGTGAGGATCTTCTGCcaagttttgctttcttttattGTTGTTATGGGCACTTGTAATGGACTGTTAACAGAATTCCAAGGACCATGCTTTCTTTCTTGTTATAacttataatttatatggttgaGTTGGATTTTTTGTTTAATTCTTCTGGtgtcatatatatgtgtgtttatgtatgtatatatatatagagagagagagagagacttgCTTTGCAATTATACTTGCTGAGAAGGCTTTTGTGGCACCATGTAGATGAGGCTCCTTCTCCTACTGAGGATGCTTTTCTTAGCCGACTTATGGAAACAGGTGCAACTGAAAGTTCCTCTTCAGATAATCTTGAGCAGATTAAAGAAGATCGAGAACAGGCTGCTTCTGAAAAGACTAGGAACATTTTACACAATATAGTAGTTTCCATTAATGATTTATGGTGCATGAAGGAAGGACTATATGCTGCAGTTCGGAAAGAGCATCCAGACTATGGTATGTGTTCAGGAAAGTGTATAGTGTGTACTAAGTCTTCCTCCCCCCCCcttttagtaaattatttttagtggTTATTACTCAGTTAACCGTTTTAATGTCTTGTTATGCTAGGTTCTGGCAGGCAGAAAACATCTATTGAACTAGAATCAGACGTTAAGAATCTGAGATTAGCAATAGGTGATATTCATTTGAAACATAGATCTATGGTGAGAGTATTGCAGAACCATAGCGATATTGGTGCAAAGAATAAAGCTGAGCTTAAACGACTAAAAGGTAACCTTTTTTATGTAGTCAAAATTGGTATGTTTATACGCAATTGagacatcatcatcatcattggtTTTCTGGATGTTTACATTATTAGTTGCCACCTTAGCAGATGTAGCATGCTAGATATTTTCTTAACACATTTGTGACATAGAACTTGCATGTATATGGTGGTCTGGACAAAAATCAGTGTACGTGACTGCAATGTAATTAAGTAAAATAGATTTATTACTGTGTGATGCATGGATGatgatttataataattttttgcaACTAAATTAACAATGTAAAAGAAAGCTCAAGAAAATTTAAGTTAAAGAAATACACATCCTTGTTtgaaaaatattgataattaaaaaataatggttctaattaaaatttcttaatatcATTGCTAATGCTAGAAAATAATtagattaatataaaataaaaaacaataaattttactATCAGAGTATAACGATATTTCAAATGCAATATAAAGGTAAAATAAAACTCATGTACAAAATATCATGTGTAATTTGGACACATGATATATGAAAAAAGATTTCACCAAataaatgtgaaagcaaattttTTATTAGAGTTATTACTTTAATCATAATTATGATTGAAGTGAAAAAAGTACATCAAAACATAGTGTCACCGAGCCTGTGGTGTAATGTAATGGTCATTGAACTGAAATTTTGGTTTGCATCAGGTTCTAGGTTTGATCCTTGGACACCCCTACCATATTCCTCGTATAAAAATACCCTATAATTCTGATTTTAAAATTAGAGTATGAACTgagattatattttttttcttttcttaaaatcATTTATCTTTGTTGAAGCAAATTAACTGCTTAGtgcatttaattttaaacaaattCTGAGTACtacattaaaatattttactagaACTCGAACAATATTAAGAAAACATAGAAAGAAATAATATAACAATTGTTAAATGAATATACTAAATAGTATGATCCTAGGGATAGCCATAATAGAAATGATTCCATGCTTACTTATGTAGTACTTTGTCATCCAATCTGTTATAAAGTTTAGAATTTTTGAAATATATGTATAGTCTTAATAATTGATAAAGAAAAGTATTGAGAAGGTTAAAAACACTAATCTAAACAAGGGGACAAAAGATAATATTCTAAATGCTAGAAAAACTACAAAATGCATTGAACATCATTAAGGTTTCAACAGTCTTCTATTTACGATAGTGAATAAAAGGAACAATTAAAGATGTTTAATTAAGGATATTTAGTGTATTTGATCGTAAAAGGAAAGATACTTGTAATATAGTTTTTGCAccaatttttatcaattaatcggAATATTTTATGTCCGTAACTATTGAAATTATTATTGGTTATTGTTTCTTGTTTGAACTTGACTAATGGTTCCAAATTAATCTTATAAATTCAATTTAGGGAGACtccttctattaaaaaaatacaattaatttgtcatgatcaaatcaaatcaaatcaaattaagaATTAACGAAAAGAAAATTAATCTCATATTTGTTAAAATCCATGTAagagaaaataaacataatttattGACGAAATACTTCAAATTAAATCACCTCAAAATAATTGAATGGACGACACATGATGATTTTTAAGATCCTTTTGCTCGTCAATGGTATAGGCTATCCACATTTGGCAATTGCCTTTTTTGGCATTTATAGATTTATATCATATTTATGCAATTCAGACATTTATTGCGCCTTACCAAACTGCTATATTCCTCTAATGCTGTGGACGGACTAATCAACGGGTGATAACCCTTCCGTTGCTGTTCAAATGCCAGTtatttttgtgtatatatatcaaAGGTATGAGATGTCATTCAAATATCTAAGTGTGGACTGTCTtatttgcttttgttttttgAAGGTGAATTGGAGAATGCAGCAGTGGAACTGAAGGAAACTAATTGCGAATTGGCAGCTCTTAAAGCAGAAAGAGATGCAACAAAAGGGGCCTTTTTTCCTGTCTTAAACCTCGGTAGTAAGCAGGTTGTTGGTGATAAAGCCAAAGATAAGCATAGAGATCTGCAAGAAATGGAATCTGCCCTCAAAGAGCTGATGGTAATCCCTACTTTCCTTTGACTTATCTCGTGGAGTTTCTGAATTGTATGTTAGTCACGATGATCAATTTGATTCTTACAGGAACAAGCTTCTTCCCgactaatcaaattaaaagagCTTCATGTAGAAAGGATAGAGATATTGCAGAAGTTGTCAAATTTGCaggttttctttttccctttttaattattattattttttcatttatttctgaAATGCAGTTTTATTTATTCAGTCATATAAATTGAATGGGGATTTCTGATTGACAGAACTCATTAAAAAGCACGAAGGGTATTTCTTCTTCCCCAGTTTATCTTTCGATGATAGATCAACTAGAAAAGTCAAAGTCAGAAGTTTTCCATTATCAAGATTTATTTGAGAAACTACAGGTTGTTACTCGGTAGTTTCATTTATGCCTTTTGTTTGCCATTTTTTTTGAGTGCATACGATTCTGATGCTGACTATAACTTCCTAAAACTTCTAGGCTGAGAAAGATAACTTGGCTTGGAGAGAAAAGGAGTTGACTATAAAAAATGATATAGCTGATGTTTTGCGGAGATTATTGGCAATTGCTGATTCTAAAGCTTCTCATCTGGAGGCAGAGATACAACAGAAATTTGATGAAATAAAGGGAATTAAAGTTAAGCTTGAAGAGGCATC contains:
- the LOC107900820 gene encoding E3 ubiquitin-protein ligase BRE1-like 1 isoform X2; its protein translation is MGSTGEAGRKRRHFSSLSPTAVAAKKQSLLPISEEKKLDTAILQFQNQKLLQKLEAQKVEYSALEDKFIELKEKQKSYDSTLKVVNKCWEALITDLESHSTNTRESIRQVVGRAANTDEAPSPTEDAFLSRLMETGATESSSSDNLEQIKEDREQAASEKTRNILHNIVVSINDLWCMKEGLYAAVRKEHPDYGSGRQKTSIELESDVKNLRLAIGDIHLKHRSMVRVLQNHSDIGAKNKAELKRLKGELENAAVELKETNCELAALKAERDATKGAFFPVLNLGSKQVVGDKAKDKHRDLQEMESALKELMEQASSRLIKLKELHVERIEILQKLSNLQNSLKSTKGISSSPVYLSMIDQLEKSKSEVFHYQDLFEKLQAEKDNLAWREKELTIKNDIADVLRRLLAIADSKASHLEAEIQQKFDEIKGIKVKLEEASREPGRKEIVADFKSLLSSFPEAMSSMQSQLGNYKEAAVDIHSLQADVQSLSSISDMKVQDLKKGDAELKLILEMHRRELTDLRDVLEVRDSEYKAWARVQSLKSCLDEQNLELRVKKANEAEAISQQRLAAAEAEIADLRQKLEASKRNKARLSDTLKSKNEENEAYLSELESIGQAYDDMQTQNQQLLLQITERDDYNIKLVLERAKAKQLQDALLLEQHTMEKEIQQSSASLNFYEMKAAKIEDQLRFWSDLVQKLEEEKTQKSVWLENTQKLLSDVRKSSHQARESLEESQSKIEKSQVALADLQIELEKERFSKKRIEEELEVARRKVSRLQTEMEGSSTVERLQQELREYKEILKCGICLDRPKEVVITKCYHLFCNPCVQKNITESRQRKCPVCAASFGANDVKPIYI
- the LOC107900820 gene encoding E3 ubiquitin-protein ligase BRE1-like 1 isoform X1; the protein is MGSTGEAGRKRRHFSSLSPTAVAAKKQSLLPISEEKKLDTAILQFQNQKLLQKLEAQKVEYSALEDKFIELKEKQKSYDSTLKVVNKCWEALITDLESHSTNTRESIRQVVGRAANTDEAPSPTEDAFLSRLMETGATESSSSDNLEQIKEDREQAASEKTRNILHNIVVSINDLWCMKEGLYAAVRKEHPDYGSGRQKTSIELESDVKNLRLAIGDIHLKHRSMVRVLQNHSDIGAKNKAELKRLKGELENAAVELKETNCELAALKAERDATKGAFFPVLNLGSKQVVGDKAKDKHRDLQEMESALKELMEQASSRLIKLKELHVERIEILQKLSNLQNSLKSTKGISSSPVYLSMIDQLEKSKSEVFHYQDLFEKLQAEKDNLAWREKELTIKNDIADVLRRLLAIADSKASHLEAEIQQKFDEIKGIKVKLEEASREPGRKEIVADFKSLLSSFPEAMSSMQSQLGNYKEAAVDIHSLQADVQSLSSISDMKMKECENLSIRSADQVAEIHKLQAMVQDLKKGDAELKLILEMHRRELTDLRDVLEVRDSEYKAWARVQSLKSCLDEQNLELRVKKANEAEAISQQRLAAAEAEIADLRQKLEASKRNKARLSDTLKSKNEENEAYLSELESIGQAYDDMQTQNQQLLLQITERDDYNIKLVLERAKAKQLQDALLLEQHTMEKEIQQSSASLNFYEMKAAKIEDQLRFWSDLVQKLEEEKTQKSVWLENTQKLLSDVRKSSHQARESLEESQSKIEKSQVALADLQIELEKERFSKKRIEEELEVARRKVSRLQTEMEGSSTVERLQQELREYKEILKCGICLDRPKEVVITKCYHLFCNPCVQKNITESRQRKCPVCAASFGANDVKPIYI